Proteins found in one Panicum hallii strain FIL2 chromosome 4, PHallii_v3.1, whole genome shotgun sequence genomic segment:
- the LOC112888499 gene encoding uncharacterized protein LOC112888499, with product MAVEPNMARRLWHVVRAVLFMLRKGVSKRKLAMDLHLLLQRGKIAGKALGNLMTAHGHHHHHDKAAAEAAVPPPQQFSCRALDPALAVYDPRGVREVEFSCSNTPSYPSLHLISTGKRRRRNNRRTHRGANGAEPGWYNYDAADIARVFEILNNNEQLLSGGDNASPGAEQPSPLALIASPSPALWASFGRTPAHVRQLRITDSPFPLRDDAAGDGGQVDQEAEEFIKKFYDQLRTQQSLATATPDYGHGSYARPVSGIA from the coding sequence TGGCACGTGGTGCGCGCCGTGCTGTTCATGCTCCGCAAGGGCGTGTCGAAGCGGAAGCTGGCCATggacctccacctcctcctccaacGCGGCAAGATCGCCGGCAAGGCGCTGGGCAACCTCATGACCGCccacggccaccaccaccaccacgacaAGGCCGCAGCCGAGGCGGcggtgccgccgccgcagcagttCTCGTGCCGCGCCCTCGACCCGGCCCTCGCCGTCTACGACCCGCGCGGCGTCCGCGAGGTGGAGTTCAGCTGCAGCAACACCCCGTCATACCCGTCCCTCCACCTCATCTCCACcggcaagcgccgccgccgcaacaaCCGCCGCACCCACCGCGGCGCCAACGGCGCGGAGCCGGGGTGGTACAACTACGACGCCGCCGACATTGCCAGGGTCTTCGAGATCCTCAACAACAACGAGCAGCTGCTCAGCGGCGGCGACAACGCGTCGCCGGGCGCCGAGCAGCCGTCGCCACTCGCGCTGATCGCCTCGCCGTCCCCCGCGCTGTGGGCGAGCTTCGGCCGCACGCCCGCGCACGTGAGGCAGCTGAGGATCACCGACTCGCCGTTCCCGCTGAGGGACGACGCGGCCGGGGACGGTGGCCAGGTGGACCAGGAGGCCGAGGAGTTCATCAAGAAGTTCTACGACCAGCTGCGCACGCAGCAGAGCCTCGCCACCGCCACGCCGGACTACGGCCACGGCTCGTACGCGCGGCCGGTCTCCGGCATCGCCTAA